From a region of the Daphnia pulicaria isolate SC F1-1A chromosome 1, SC_F0-13Bv2, whole genome shotgun sequence genome:
- the LOC124351640 gene encoding cell cycle checkpoint protein RAD1-like — MPNFPFQNTSGDQSHILMIRMDNAKIISHILKSINFKENSVFCCTRDGLKVTVEDMKSVQLNAFIEPGVFQSYVIKEDEIKFQLNLTVLLECLNVFGSNNLQSGSTPALKLYYNGHGTPVSILLEESGVITDCKIRTVHFDPVLDYDFGSANVIGRIIMSSECLKEVFCELDSTSDTVQFSLSPDSSNFRITTFGHSGTYHVDIPKESDVIETLRCTSAVSFKYKLSLMKPSIKPLGIAQKVSLRIDDTGLICFQFMIKVEDNHNCYIDFYCPADVDFDDDE, encoded by the exons ATGCcaaattttccatttcaaaacaCGTCTGGAGACCAAAGTCACATCTTGATGATACGTATGGATAATGCAAAAATTATCTCACATATCCTCAAATCCATAAATTTCAAAGAG AATTCCGTATTTTGCTGTACTAGAGATGGATTAAAAGTCACAGTTGAAGACATGAAAAGTGTCCAGCTAAATGCCTTTATAGAGCCTGGAGTTTTTCAA AGTTATGTTATTAAAGAAGATGAGATTAAATTTCAGCTTAATTTAACTGTGCTTCTGGAATGTTTGAATGTATTTGGCTCTAACAACCTTCAAAGTGGCAGCACACCAGCCTTGAAACTCTACTATAACGGCCATGGGACTCCCGTTTCTATCTT gcTGGAAGAATCAGGAGTTATCACTGACTGCAAGATACGTACAGTTCATTTTGATCCTGTCCTGGATTACGATTTTGGGTCGGCTAACGTCATCGGTCGTATCATTATGAGTTCGGAATGTCTTAAAG AGGTGTTTTGTGAGTTGGACTCGACTAGTGATACTGTTCAGTTTTCTTTGTCACCTGATTCGTCAAATTTTCGTATCACAACATTTGGTCATTCAGGAACTTATCAT GTCGATATTCCGAAAGAGAGCGATGTAATAGAAACTCTTCGTTGTACCTCGGCAGTGTCCTTTAA ATACAAGCTCTCCTTGATGAAACCATCCATCAAACCCCTTGGAATAGCGCAAAAGGTTTCGCTACGAATCGACGATACGGGGCTCATATGTTTCCAATTCATGATCAAGGTAGAAGACAACCACAACTGTTACATCGATTTTTAC TGCCCTGCGGACGTCGacttcgacgacgacgaatga
- the LOC124351623 gene encoding polymerase delta-interacting protein 2-like, translating into MALNTMLSVCRRKFDIASTSRIKKFVLEYSTRSLVEVGKLEIPKIQGKYDAGQLFLHHVFGYRGVILFPWSARVYDRDILANKKTTKTPDTDVNTSNQVGREVKGKNHTYYQVLIDSRDCPHIRAQTEAVTFLGQQENSKSLYAIPGLDYAAHEDILPYRTTEHQPLSHELFDKFLMPDPDKDPPFEARETLRAWQERNHPWLELSDVHKETTENIRVTVTPFYMGCRESQNSTVFWWRYCIRLENLGELSVQLRERHWRIFSLSGTLETVRGRGVIGQEPVLSPEQPAFQYSSHISLQAPSGHMWGTFRMEREDGHTFDCRIPPFSLESKNEDNSLPTGVV; encoded by the exons atgGCTTTGAATACTATGTTATCTGTCTGTCGGCGAAAATTTGACATCGCCTCAACATcccgaatcaaaaaatttgtgcTGGAGTACTCAACCAG ATCTTTGGTTGAAGTTGGAAAATTGGAGATACCTAAAATTCAAGGAAAATATGATGCTGGCCAACTTTTCCTTCATCATGTTTTTGGCTACAGAGGTGTAATTCTTTTCCCCTGG TCAGCTAGAGTGTATGATCGAGATATTTTGGCAAACAAGAAAACTACAAA aactCCTGATACTGATGTTAATACCTCTAATCAAGTTGGAAGAgaagtaaaagggaaaaaccaTACTTACTATCAGGTGCTCATTGATTCCCGCGACTGCCCTCATATT aGAGCACAAACAGAAGCGGTCACATTTTTAGGTCAACAAGAAAATAGCAAGTCGCTTTATGCTATTCCTGGTCTGGACTATGCTGCTCACGAAGATATCTTGCCGTATCGAACCACTGAGCACCAACCCTTAAGTCACGAGCTATTTGACAAATTTCTTATGCCTGATCCCGATAAAG ATCCTCCGTTTGAAGCAAGAGAGACGTTGCGAGCGTGGCAAGAAAGAAATCACCCTTGGCTGGAATTATCAGATGTACACAAAGAAACGACAGAGAATATCCGTGTAACCGTTACTCCTTTTTACATGGGATGCCGAGAATCCCAAAATTCAACTGTCTTTTGG TGGCGTTACTGTATCCGGCTCGAAAACTTGGGAGAACTGTCTGTACAATTACGTGAACGGCACTGGCGTATTTTCAGTCTTTCGGGTACCCTAGAAACGGTTCGAGGAAGAGGAGTAATTGGACAG GAACCGGTCTTGTCACCCGAACAACCAGCGTTCCAGTATAGCAGCCATATTTCACTACAAGCACCATCAGGGCATATGTG GGGAACGTTTCGAATGGAGAGAGAAGATGGGCACACCTTTGACTGTCGCATCCCTCCCTTTTCATTGGAAAGCAAGAACGAGGATAATAGCTTGCCAACCGGCGTGGTTTAA